A portion of the Salvia splendens isolate huo1 unplaced genomic scaffold, SspV2 ctg640, whole genome shotgun sequence genome contains these proteins:
- the LOC121790851 gene encoding uncharacterized protein LOC121790851 → MDSPKTAILLLLRLRALSLLTSFSTDSQFEEFRGGVLSPLADSPPSRRKSGVPSCVFLLSKGYLRESRVESGKFKLKSFKRTRLSSEVVEEVLLIQDILFTLG, encoded by the exons ATGGACTCCCCCAAGACCGCCATCCTACTGCTCCTCCGGCTACGAGCTCTTTCCCTACTAACTTCTTTTTCCACCGATTCTCAATTCGAAGAATTCAGAGGCGGCGTCCTTTCTCCTCTGGCGGATTCGCCACCATCTCGTCGGAAATCCGGGGTCCCATCGTGCGTGTTTCTCCTCTCCAAAG gctatctccgtgagtcaagggtggagtcaggaaaattcaagttaaagaGTTTTAAGCgaacaag gttgagcagcgaagtggtggaggaagtgctattgataCAAGACATTttattca cacttgGTTAG
- the LOC121790850 gene encoding signal peptide peptidase-like 1 isoform X2 gives MEPLWKLAYLLEPSSLTLFVTAIVVSYASASRALNYGKEMERNRDLSEASITLDSSQALMIPIMSSCSLLFMFYLFSSVSQLLTAFTAVASASALYFCLSPYTAQVKSYFGLSDPYVSRCCAKSLTRIQSILLLVCVSLVVVWLVTGNWILNNLLGISLCIAFVSHVRLPNIKICAMLLACLFVYDVFWVFYSERFFGANVMVSVATQQASNPVHTVANSLNLPGLQLITRKLELPVKIVFPRNMLGGAVPGNNTSDYMMLGLGDMAIPSMLLALVLCFDHQKGRDSKNPLDAQPSKGFKYFWHALAGYGVGLFTALAAGILTRSPQPALCIWYVPCTLGPIIILSWMNKDLAELWEGTTGNPNEKAHLTGV, from the exons ATGGAGCCTCTCTGGAAGCTTGCATATTTACTCGAACCGTCGTCGCTCACCCTCTTTGTCACAGCCATAGTAGTGTCATATGCATCTGCTTCAAGAGCTCTGAATTATGGAAAGGAAATGGAGCGCAACCGTGATTTGTCTGAAGCTTCCATTACTCTAGACAGCTCTCAGGCACTGATGATCCCGATAATGAGCTCTTGCAGCTTGCTATTTATGTTCTATCTGTTTTCTTCTGTCTCTCAACTTCTGACTGCTTTTACTGCAGTTGCATCTGCATCTGCCTTGTACTTTTGCCTTTCGCCATATACTGCTCAAGTCAAATCTTACTTTGGTCTGTCCGACCCATATGTATCGCGGTGCTGTGCCAAGTCACTTACAAGAATCCAAAGTATCCTCTTGTTGGTTTGTGTCTCTTTAGTTGTGGTGTGGCTGGTCACGGGGAACTGGATTTTGAACAATCTGTTGGGCATCTCTCTTTGTATTGCTTTTGTCAGCCATGTTCGACTTCCGAATATCAAGATATGCGCGATGCTCCTTGCCTGTTTGTTTGTGTATGATGTGTTCTGGGTTTTCTATTCAGAGAGATTCTTTGGAGCAAATGTTATGGTATCAGTTGCAACGCAACAGGCATCTAATCCTGTTCACACTGTAGCTAACAGTCTGAATCTTCCTGGCTTACAGCTAATAACAAGAAAGCTTGAGTTGCCTGTCAAGATTGTGTTCCCCAGGAATATGTTGGGCGGTGCAGTACCTGGAAATAATACCTCGGACTACATGATGCTTGGTCTCGGTGACATG GCTATCCCCTCAATGCTTTTGGCATTAGTTCTCTGTTTCGATCACCAGAAGGGTCGGGATAGTAAAAATCCCTTGGATGCACAACCTTCAAAGGGATTCAAATACTTCTGGCATGCTCTTGCTGGGTATGGTGTTGGACTGTTTACTGCCTTGGCAGCTGGCATCTTGACACGCTCGCCTCAGCCAGCACTTTGTATCTGGTAC GTACCTTGTACATTGGGGCCGATCATCATCCTGTCGTGGATGAACAAGGATCTAGCAGAGTTGTGGGAGGGAACAACGGGAAATCCAAACGAGAAAGCACATCTCACAGGAGTATGA
- the LOC121790850 gene encoding signal peptide peptidase-like 1 isoform X1 — MEPLWKLAYLLEPSSLTLFVTAIVVSYASASRALNYGKEMERNRDLSEASITLDSSQALMIPIMSSCSLLFMFYLFSSVSQLLTAFTAVASASALYFCLSPYTAQVKSYFGLSDPYVSRCCAKSLTRIQSILLLVCVSLVVVWLVTGNWILNNLLGISLCIAFVSHVRLPNIKICAMLLACLFVYDVFWVFYSERFFGANVMVSVATQQASNPVHTVANSLNLPGLQLITRKLELPVKIVFPRNMLGGAVPGNNTSDYMMLGLGDMAIPSMLLALVLCFDHQKGRDSKNPLDAQPSKGFKYFWHALAGYGVGLFTALAAGILTRSPQPALCIWYLVHWGRSSSCRG, encoded by the exons ATGGAGCCTCTCTGGAAGCTTGCATATTTACTCGAACCGTCGTCGCTCACCCTCTTTGTCACAGCCATAGTAGTGTCATATGCATCTGCTTCAAGAGCTCTGAATTATGGAAAGGAAATGGAGCGCAACCGTGATTTGTCTGAAGCTTCCATTACTCTAGACAGCTCTCAGGCACTGATGATCCCGATAATGAGCTCTTGCAGCTTGCTATTTATGTTCTATCTGTTTTCTTCTGTCTCTCAACTTCTGACTGCTTTTACTGCAGTTGCATCTGCATCTGCCTTGTACTTTTGCCTTTCGCCATATACTGCTCAAGTCAAATCTTACTTTGGTCTGTCCGACCCATATGTATCGCGGTGCTGTGCCAAGTCACTTACAAGAATCCAAAGTATCCTCTTGTTGGTTTGTGTCTCTTTAGTTGTGGTGTGGCTGGTCACGGGGAACTGGATTTTGAACAATCTGTTGGGCATCTCTCTTTGTATTGCTTTTGTCAGCCATGTTCGACTTCCGAATATCAAGATATGCGCGATGCTCCTTGCCTGTTTGTTTGTGTATGATGTGTTCTGGGTTTTCTATTCAGAGAGATTCTTTGGAGCAAATGTTATGGTATCAGTTGCAACGCAACAGGCATCTAATCCTGTTCACACTGTAGCTAACAGTCTGAATCTTCCTGGCTTACAGCTAATAACAAGAAAGCTTGAGTTGCCTGTCAAGATTGTGTTCCCCAGGAATATGTTGGGCGGTGCAGTACCTGGAAATAATACCTCGGACTACATGATGCTTGGTCTCGGTGACATG GCTATCCCCTCAATGCTTTTGGCATTAGTTCTCTGTTTCGATCACCAGAAGGGTCGGGATAGTAAAAATCCCTTGGATGCACAACCTTCAAAGGGATTCAAATACTTCTGGCATGCTCTTGCTGGGTATGGTGTTGGACTGTTTACTGCCTTGGCAGCTGGCATCTTGACACGCTCGCCTCAGCCAGCACTTTGTATCTG GTACCTTGTACATTGGGGCCGATCATCATCCTGTCGTGGATGA